Genomic window (Alnus glutinosa chromosome 9, dhAlnGlut1.1, whole genome shotgun sequence):
CAATTGTGTCCGCTCCGGTTGTCGAAAACAGCTCTTGATCAGTTTGGAGAAGccctttgttgttttgcaggtTCGTGAAGTAGTTATTATCGAAGTCATTCGCCGAAGCCTGATCAAGGTTGGTTAACGTATCCTCATTCCCACCTTGAGGACATGTTTGGCGAAGCGTTTCCAAGTACGTTGCGTCTATGCTGGGATCTGGGTTTCCTGTGCTCTTGAAGTCGTAAAGGCGGGGACTGAAGGACCTGCATCGTGCTCGTCCAAATGTATGCGCACCTGTACGTAAAACACGAGACGTTAGTAGATGTGAAATGGAAGTAATAAATATTGAAAGTGAAGGGTAGCAATATTAATTACTCATAATTTTATAATTgggaaaatttcatttactaCGTATTTaaccttgatctttcatcacttttgtaatcaaTACCTATGCTTGAATTTTtgaatatatgtgtgtgtgtgtgtgtgtgtgtgtgtttataaaaaaatatgggtatttttaaaattttgacaacATTTAACGAAAATCCTAACATATGGGTGAAATCAGGGCCAAAATTGCCGGCATTTGtacccacaatttttttttttaaaatatctatttttttaaaaaaaaaaaatccctaaattttatttatttttatgagtttaacctcccaaaattaattttttacccttaaaaattttcattttttagtgTTGTCTCCCCTCacatatatcaaatatatatcaatttcgTTCcagggtgaaattgaaaaaaaattaaaagattgataatttattaaattgatattttttaaagtttaaatgtgtgattgtaaaagtaatgaaagattagaggtgataaaagaaatttattttctttataattgGATAATTAGCTTATATGTATGATTCATTTAAGTTACCAGATAAAGCAACTAGGTCAGTAGTATCAAGTCCCACGTTGCTAAAGTTGCCTTTAATCTCTTCCAAGGTTGTGAAAGGACTTGGAAGATTACTATCAGCTCCTGCCCTGTTTGCAGTCCTGCCATCTCGTCTTCCCAGTTGAACTTCCCACGTCTGGCCTCCTCCCTGCAATAATTATCATGTAattcatctttttattttttaattttactcttctattagaatttttcattaagtCCTAATGGGTGGCcgccaaaatttctaaaataccgcTCCTATTTTTGagaatctttaatttttttttaatattttgtttttaaaaaatagagtattttgagaattttgacagaatttaaatagaaaaaattataaataaaggtaaaattgaaaaaaaaaaattaaaaaatgaatccactaaattaatattttttaaagtttaagtgtataattataattataaaaacaataaaagattcaagaaaagcTACGTCTACGTTATCTTTATCGGAGAATTGCAATGGAATTAATTACCAAAGAAACAGATATCTGAGAAGCAATGGCTAAGATATCTGCGCAGGAAACTACTCCTGGGCAAACATTCTCTACCGCAGTTTTGATGTCATCAACCACTGGAAATCCATCTACTGAGTCTTTATTAGGACCTGCTTCTTTCTCGCTGTCTATGCCATCAGCATTGTCTAGCAAAATGGAGCCATCACAGCCCTACGTACACCCAATAGATGCAGTTAAATATATATtcgttagtatatatatatactgtcaaaaaataagaaaaagaatagtgAAAGAAACTATAAAGAGTATTAAGGTACGTGGTTCCTTTGAGTTTACGATATCAAAACATGAAATTTAATAAAGTGGTACGTATACGTAGTTTATACACTACACACGAAAGATGAGATTGAGAAGAACTCACATCAACAAAGCAATCGTGGAAATGAAGGCGGATGAGTTTGGCACCAATTCGGACGTCGTTTTGTGCAGCCTGCTCAATCACCCCACGTACAACTGCTGACACATTCGGGCATGTGGTAGCATAAAACGTGGAGCTCAGTTGAGCGTTGGACCTCGGCAACAACAAAATAGCAGACATAATTGCCAGCTTAAGTAAAAAGGAAGACATAGTTGGGATTAAGGAAAGAAGCTAGGGAGACTGTCGCTTGGAATGTAGGATTTTATGCTTGCTCTTACGCGGGATGCACCCTTTATATAGGAAAGAGCTAGCGCGAGTAGTAGGTGCGAATGGGTGGCTGGCTGGCAGCTATCTAACCGCGagcttatatattaattatgcaGATGAGTAGAATAGTCAACCCTAATACTTTTAAGCTTGAATGGAAATGTTCAGACGATGTGGGCtataagattttttatttttatttttattttgttcgtTTTATTCGATGTATAGTGGACTCGATCTAACAATCTTTTGTGCGAACTCTTTGAACACAGAGAagattcaatttcaattaatggAGGATATATACGAATACTTTTAGTAATGATCGGGTACTAATGCTAAAAGACTACTatatattgttatttgttactgtTTACACATTTTTACATTAGTAGTGTATTTTAAAGTGGCTTTTCATTTGagtaacttaaaaaaaataaaaaataaaaaagctactTAAAATACATCATGTCAGCCGGTGATAAATGAGTATAAAGAGTAACACTATTGATATTAGAAACCATATTTGTATTTTACAATTATTCTACGATGCTAACGTGGTAATCAAAatcaattcttaatttttttttgaaaaaattaaaatacatatatcCCCCTATAATGAATGCTCAATTTGCAATGTTCTCCCAAGAAAGATTCCATGAATGTCCCTCTCCCACCAAAAAATTGCAACGTTACCAAATGACACTGTTGATGTGGATCCTCATTAGACTGATGTCATTGTTGTGGTTCACAAGGCCCGCGGGCACTGCCGTGGGTTACTAGACCCACAACATTAATTGGCTGTGGGTCTTGTGTGAAGACGACCCACAACGTACAACCgaccttttctattttttcgaacttttaagggtatttttattttattaaaaaaaattaagggcatttttcttttttaggataaaaaaggtacattgcaattttttttagtaatttgaaGGAGACATTAATGCCTTCTTTATTTTTGGAGAGGTTTGGGGGTGGGAAGGGAGACATTGCGaattaagttttaatttaaaagaattatgtatactttttttttctttttttttaatttaaaaaataaaaattaattcgaCTGTTGGTTAAGATTAACCGTCAACATTAGTTAGAAGATCGGCATGactacaaaattacaaatcattttggAGAAAGATTTTTTGAACGATTAGGTAACACCACAACTAGGACTTTAATTTGGACAATTAAGGATCGATGAACAAGTCATCCAA
Coding sequences:
- the LOC133877527 gene encoding peroxidase 15-like, which translates into the protein MSSFLLKLAIMSAILLLPRSNAQLSSTFYATTCPNVSAVVRGVIEQAAQNDVRIGAKLIRLHFHDCFVDGCDGSILLDNADGIDSEKEAGPNKDSVDGFPVVDDIKTAVENVCPGVVSCADILAIASQISVSLGGGQTWEVQLGRRDGRTANRAGADSNLPSPFTTLEEIKGNFSNVGLDTTDLVALSGAHTFGRARCRSFSPRLYDFKSTGNPDPSIDATYLETLRQTCPQGGNEDTLTNLDQASANDFDNNYFTNLQNNKGLLQTDQELFSTTGADTIEIVNRFASSQCGFFDSFGQSMIKMGNISPLTGSNGEIRSNCKRVN